In the genome of Blastopirellula marina, one region contains:
- a CDS encoding HD family phosphohydrolase, with amino-acid sequence MQYRQGYVPPAEIHPRVQFSVDDDLATAKAQRDAENAAMSVYVNDPTRLEQMRTRLQTIINQLTQAKQFDAEVERLWNEFFPIADENVAPADPMERQQQFTRLKELFQREGMLNAFQQSVEEALRPFASRGIMSPDQVEQKEGQAASIIVITVGPNTNQQIISLNDVLRAQVLEKLRRPLKNELEKLAKGEDITFLVEAVDFWVEKNLPGTLTFDRAATTVEREKAVAAVEKVQHIYSTKDAVVPAGAPLNGQELALLRREHQAYCDQRSFFSKTIYSLAILGMYYALGALCAIYLVVKCPRILRDLNEYLLFLVPTCMTIAFGYWFDDRWQAEVMVVMILAMTVSIVYQQEFALLVTACVSLAIVLTSGSSLVSFVTVAATCSAATLSMTRIRSRNKLLFVGLWAGVVAFATNYGVSIVAGQPATLTLLESAAWQGAYAVAAGILMTVLLPFVEKAYGILTDISLLELGDAAHPLLQKLAQRAPGTYNHSITVASIAESAADSIRANGLLVRVGAYFHDIGKMLKPEYFVENQNASDNRHDGLNPAISTLVIIAHVKDGADLARQNRLPRAIIDFIEQHHGTTLVEYFYRVASAKVEANPDEREVDEAIYRYPGPKPQTKEAAVLMICDAVESACRTLVEPTSARIEALVEELSMKRLLDGQFDECGLTLQELRQIQTSVTKSLTAVYHGRVKYPSSQPA; translated from the coding sequence ATGCAATATCGGCAAGGCTACGTTCCGCCGGCCGAGATCCATCCACGTGTTCAATTTTCAGTCGACGACGATCTCGCCACTGCTAAGGCCCAACGTGACGCCGAAAACGCAGCGATGTCGGTTTACGTGAACGATCCGACTCGCTTAGAACAAATGCGAACGCGGTTGCAAACGATCATCAACCAGCTGACCCAAGCGAAACAGTTTGACGCTGAGGTAGAACGTCTGTGGAACGAGTTCTTTCCCATTGCGGATGAGAACGTGGCTCCGGCCGATCCGATGGAACGCCAACAACAGTTCACTCGCTTGAAAGAACTCTTTCAGCGCGAAGGCATGCTCAACGCATTTCAACAAAGCGTTGAAGAAGCATTACGCCCGTTCGCATCGCGAGGGATTATGTCCCCAGATCAAGTCGAACAAAAAGAAGGACAAGCTGCCAGTATCATCGTGATCACGGTCGGTCCCAATACGAATCAGCAGATCATCTCGCTGAACGATGTTCTTCGAGCTCAAGTCCTTGAGAAACTTCGCCGCCCACTGAAGAACGAACTGGAAAAGCTTGCCAAAGGCGAAGACATCACCTTCCTAGTCGAAGCTGTCGACTTCTGGGTCGAGAAGAACCTGCCTGGAACGCTTACTTTCGATCGCGCTGCGACGACAGTCGAACGTGAAAAAGCAGTTGCGGCTGTTGAGAAGGTGCAACACATCTACTCCACCAAAGATGCCGTGGTTCCGGCTGGGGCACCGTTAAACGGGCAGGAACTGGCCTTACTCCGTCGCGAACATCAGGCCTACTGCGATCAGCGGAGCTTCTTTTCCAAAACGATTTACTCGCTAGCGATCCTCGGAATGTATTACGCCCTGGGAGCGTTATGTGCGATTTACCTGGTCGTCAAATGTCCGCGAATCTTGAGGGACCTCAACGAGTATTTACTCTTTCTGGTTCCGACCTGCATGACGATCGCCTTTGGATACTGGTTTGACGATCGCTGGCAAGCGGAAGTGATGGTCGTCATGATCTTGGCGATGACAGTCTCGATTGTCTACCAACAAGAGTTCGCCCTCTTGGTGACGGCCTGCGTGAGCTTGGCAATCGTGCTCACGAGCGGTTCCAGCCTGGTTAGCTTTGTCACGGTTGCCGCCACCTGCAGTGCCGCGACCCTTTCGATGACTAGAATCCGCAGCCGAAATAAGTTGCTATTCGTTGGCCTTTGGGCTGGTGTGGTGGCGTTCGCAACAAATTACGGGGTAAGTATCGTCGCCGGCCAACCAGCGACGCTCACACTGCTTGAGTCAGCCGCCTGGCAAGGTGCTTACGCCGTGGCCGCTGGAATCCTGATGACTGTTCTATTGCCATTCGTCGAGAAAGCGTATGGAATTCTAACCGATATCAGCTTGCTCGAGCTCGGCGATGCCGCCCATCCGCTGCTACAGAAACTCGCTCAGCGCGCCCCTGGTACCTATAACCATTCGATCACCGTTGCCTCAATCGCAGAGTCGGCTGCGGATTCGATTCGCGCCAATGGATTGCTCGTCCGCGTGGGGGCTTATTTCCACGACATCGGCAAGATGCTCAAGCCAGAGTACTTCGTGGAGAATCAGAACGCTTCCGACAACCGGCACGACGGTTTAAATCCGGCAATCAGCACGCTGGTGATCATTGCCCACGTGAAAGATGGCGCCGATTTGGCACGTCAAAACCGATTGCCGCGGGCGATCATTGATTTCATCGAGCAGCATCACGGGACGACGCTGGTGGAATACTTCTACCGTGTGGCCAGTGCTAAGGTCGAAGCGAATCCAGACGAACGCGAGGTCGACGAAGCGATCTATCGCTATCCTGGGCCAAAACCACAAACCAAGGAAGCGGCCGTGTTGATGATTTGCGATGCGGTCGAAAGTGCCTGCCGTACCCTGGTTGAGCCAACCTCCGCCCGTATTGAGGCATTAGTG